In Flavobacterium okayamense, a single window of DNA contains:
- a CDS encoding response regulator, with protein MNLNYFKNSNLLARNYVFIISLFCFFSSNSQNYSSDSLSILNFKSEISKAEDLIAVKEGNSYQEGIDLFNKIEGQIKATKDTLLLLDFYKIRTENYFQNFDYENSLTYILKGFRLNKSYKSPKYLGIYYELLGVIYYSLEKDEARNIAFLKAEYYLRNYGSNEENIDINFNLAVINKDAKNWDETVKYSLQSLDLITKTQKALVRRKYLYAFLAESYLNLENLSQADYYLNKIESDINFANDKLLLIASYYGLKGVLYQKKGKYKEASSLLQKSNEAYNKLSFERTKQIKASLKEKSNFQLQELENKKIKREIELIETNNSYKNILIGLGAVLCLSLLIFSFIQYRNSHYRAKMNLLLQKKNNELQERNIQIKAALNTKNKFLDTITHELRTPLNSIKGASFLLSKENENNDFLVETLNFSSDYLLNLINNVIEINILDKSDEITIHKNTFNINSLLLNCSNSVSINKKKEVEIITDINPNVPRIVIGDSFRLSQVLINLLENAIKFTKEGFVKIKVHKVSQTGEKVRLGFKISDSGIGIKEKNIKKILEPFKHASTKVKEEFGGSGLGLTVANKILHALNSQLEIKSKSNEGTEVFFELDFITQNESDNIETLKPSEEFSDTNDIRVLLVEDNKINQAITQKILQSKGFKCDVANNGLEALNKVIEDDYSLILMDIMMPVMDGFEASEKINNIKPYIPIIALTAVYEEVNKDKFEKAKIKEVLNKPVKIDVLYKTVLKNLNITNL; from the coding sequence ATGAACCTAAACTATTTTAAAAACAGCAACTTACTTGCTAGAAATTATGTATTTATAATTTCTTTGTTTTGTTTTTTTAGTAGCAATTCTCAAAATTATAGTTCAGACAGTTTATCCATTTTAAATTTTAAAAGTGAAATTTCAAAAGCTGAAGACCTTATAGCAGTTAAAGAAGGTAATTCCTATCAAGAGGGCATTGATTTGTTTAATAAAATTGAAGGACAAATTAAAGCTACAAAAGACACTTTACTTTTACTTGATTTTTATAAAATTCGAACCGAAAATTATTTTCAAAATTTTGATTATGAGAATTCACTTACATATATTTTGAAAGGATTTCGCTTGAATAAGTCCTATAAAAGTCCAAAATATCTAGGTATTTATTATGAACTTTTAGGTGTAATTTATTATTCCCTGGAAAAGGATGAAGCTCGAAATATTGCATTTTTAAAAGCTGAATATTATTTGAGAAATTATGGTTCTAATGAAGAAAATATAGACATAAATTTTAATCTAGCTGTAATAAATAAAGATGCTAAAAATTGGGATGAAACCGTTAAATATTCTCTTCAGTCACTTGATTTAATTACAAAAACTCAGAAAGCATTAGTTAGAAGAAAATATTTATATGCTTTTTTAGCGGAGTCTTATTTGAATCTTGAAAATTTAAGCCAAGCAGATTATTATTTGAATAAAATTGAAAGCGATATAAATTTTGCAAACGATAAACTGTTATTAATTGCTTCTTATTATGGTTTAAAAGGAGTTTTATATCAAAAGAAAGGAAAGTATAAAGAAGCGTCGTCTTTGCTGCAAAAATCTAATGAGGCTTACAATAAATTATCATTTGAAAGAACAAAACAAATTAAAGCTTCTTTAAAAGAGAAGTCAAATTTTCAATTACAAGAACTAGAAAATAAAAAAATTAAAAGAGAAATTGAACTCATTGAAACTAATAATAGTTACAAAAATATTTTAATAGGATTAGGGGCAGTTTTATGTCTTTCTTTACTGATTTTTTCATTTATTCAGTATAGAAATTCACATTATCGAGCAAAAATGAATCTATTATTACAAAAGAAGAATAATGAATTACAAGAACGAAATATTCAAATAAAAGCTGCACTTAATACAAAAAATAAATTTTTAGATACCATTACTCATGAATTAAGAACCCCTTTAAATTCAATTAAAGGTGCATCTTTTTTATTAAGTAAAGAAAATGAAAATAATGACTTTTTAGTGGAAACCTTAAACTTTTCTTCGGATTATCTTCTAAACCTTATAAATAATGTTATTGAGATTAATATTTTGGATAAATCTGATGAAATAACAATTCATAAAAACACATTTAATATAAATAGTTTACTATTAAATTGCTCAAATTCTGTAAGTATAAATAAGAAAAAAGAAGTAGAAATTATTACTGATATTAATCCTAATGTTCCAAGAATAGTAATTGGAGATTCTTTCAGATTAAGTCAAGTATTGATTAATTTATTAGAAAATGCAATAAAATTTACAAAAGAAGGCTTTGTTAAAATTAAAGTTCATAAAGTTAGTCAAACAGGAGAGAAGGTTAGGTTAGGATTTAAAATTAGTGATTCAGGAATTGGAATTAAAGAAAAGAATATTAAAAAAATTTTAGAACCATTTAAACATGCTAGTACTAAGGTTAAAGAAGAGTTTGGAGGTTCTGGATTAGGACTAACAGTAGCAAATAAAATTTTACATGCTTTAAATTCTCAATTGGAAATAAAATCTAAAAGTAATGAAGGAACTGAAGTTTTTTTTGAATTAGATTTCATAACACAAAATGAAAGCGATAATATCGAAACTCTAAAACCTTCTGAAGAATTTTCAGACACTAATGATATAAGAGTTTTATTAGTAGAAGACAACAAAATAAATCAAGCAATTACTCAAAAAATATTACAATCAAAAGGATTTAAATGTGATGTAGCTAATAATGGATTAGAAGCTTTAAATAAAGTTATCGAGGATGATTATTCATTAATTTTAATGGATATAATGATGCCGGTTATGGATGGTTTTGAAGCATCTGAAAAGATCAATAACATAAAACCTTATATCCCAATAATAGCATTAACCGCTGTTTACGAAGAAGTAAATAAAGATAAATTTGAAAAAGCTAAAATAAAAGAAGTTTTGAATAAACCCGTTAAAATTGACGTATTATATAAAACGGTTTTAAAAAATTTAAATATAACTAACCTTTAA
- a CDS encoding formimidoylglutamase, whose translation MESIKLFTSSELAKMTNHRSGEVKFGEKVHVPNTGHNLSEILKNCDAKFVLLGISEDIGVKANFGRVGTSAAFKSSLKSLLNIQHNKFCKGSDLLILGELEVEEFMIEAEKLNPNVKEDRKQLFKLVEKIDKEVSHAIHTIVSAGKIPIIIGGGHNNAYGNIKGLALAKGKPVNAINFDAHSDFRMMEGRHSGNGFSYAFEEGFLKNYFIFGLHESYTSKILFNTLKELNERVNFITYEEIEIRKSKSFEEEMLKAFSFVKTDSFGIELDLDAIPGVYSSAMTLSGFNVNQAREFVHFFGKHKNASYLHICEGAPDLDTTNNNHLTGKLIAYLITDFMKSKTMN comes from the coding sequence ATGGAATCAATTAAATTATTCACTTCTAGCGAATTAGCAAAAATGACCAATCATAGAAGTGGTGAAGTAAAATTTGGAGAAAAAGTTCATGTGCCTAATACAGGTCATAATTTATCAGAAATTTTGAAAAATTGTGATGCTAAATTTGTATTACTTGGAATTTCGGAAGACATTGGTGTTAAAGCAAACTTCGGAAGAGTTGGCACTTCTGCCGCATTTAAAAGTTCCTTAAAAAGTTTATTAAATATTCAACATAATAAATTTTGTAAAGGAAGCGATTTATTGATTTTAGGAGAATTAGAAGTTGAAGAATTCATGATAGAAGCCGAGAAATTAAATCCTAATGTAAAAGAAGATCGCAAACAGCTTTTTAAATTGGTTGAAAAAATTGATAAAGAAGTTTCTCATGCTATTCATACTATCGTTTCAGCTGGTAAAATTCCAATTATCATTGGAGGCGGACATAATAATGCTTATGGAAACATTAAAGGTTTAGCTCTTGCTAAAGGTAAACCCGTGAATGCCATAAACTTTGATGCACATAGTGATTTTAGAATGATGGAAGGAAGACATTCGGGTAATGGATTTAGTTATGCTTTTGAAGAAGGTTTTCTTAAAAATTATTTCATTTTTGGCTTACATGAAAGCTACACTTCAAAAATTTTGTTCAATACATTAAAAGAATTGAATGAAAGAGTTAATTTCATTACTTATGAAGAAATTGAAATAAGAAAATCTAAATCATTTGAAGAAGAGATGCTTAAAGCTTTCTCATTTGTAAAAACAGATTCTTTTGGTATTGAATTAGATTTAGATGCAATTCCTGGCGTATATTCTAGTGCTATGACATTAAGCGGTTTTAATGTAAACCAAGCAAGAGAATTTGTTCACTTTTTTGGCAAACATAAAAATGCTTCTTATTTACATATTTGTGAAGGAGCTCCAGATTTAGACACTACAAATAACAATCATTTAACTGGTAAATTAATTGCTTATTTAATTACAGATTTTATGAAAAGTAAAACAATGAATTAG
- a CDS encoding CAL67264 family membrane protein — MGMNKNTVLAWATFIMIIMGLLIIGLAIYRYDDVAGWGFGAVGIGFFAIAWVFNALKGRV; from the coding sequence ATGGGAATGAATAAAAATACTGTATTAGCTTGGGCAACTTTTATAATGATAATAATGGGATTATTAATTATTGGACTTGCAATTTATAGGTATGATGATGTTGCAGGATGGGGTTTTGGTGCAGTAGGAATCGGTTTCTTTGCTATTGCATGGGTTTTTAATGCCTTAAAAGGAAGAGTGTAG
- a CDS encoding ATP-binding protein: MKQLFTLFFLTFSFLVFSQESISYKKNCKDLLLKSGQSFLDLKNDESIRFANEALSLATHNNDNEFAAKAYNLIGLNYADFSDLSKAIEAYKSGIERANATNNDTIKSWLTNNLANTYCYNELDFNEGVKYYKLALKYAEKLNDESEVVFTKLNLVSALFRVSNYDEGIVYLVDSKDFVENNDNLEAKISFNSLYADYYNNAQNDFNKADFYYQNAFNLSKQNDVEYIKSHIADLYSDISNFYSKHKNYEKAFYYLQKSDSLNNSIYNSERISKVAKESNEVDKSEIERNLFLANQDKLIQEEKLRDSKLTVTLFIVIFSILMMLLFSTYRNNRLKKETNIELKKANEELIKAKEEAEQASNIKSQFISTISHELRTPLYGVIGTTDIIEEEHPELANSSHLKALKFSANYLLSLVNDILKVYKIEENKVILEDNIFNLVDVIENIKESLETISRKNNNKIHVLVDAAIPEFLIGDKIRLSQIIINLMSNSLKFTHNGKVTITADLEKKENELFHIKFKVIDTGIGIPKKYQESVFDKFVQIERREDDYQGTGLGLTIVKKLIGLFNGKISLESEEGKGTTFTFVIPLKSGVDEAKQFIQDVEVDLSESKTYKVLVVEDNKINQIVTKRLLENHKFECEIVDDGFQAIDILEEKEFDAILMDINMPKINGFETTKIIRKKGYTIPVIAVTAFEKQEIVDKAREAQINDVIAKPFEAYKLFRMIRKYVENSDNENNELNA, from the coding sequence GTGAAGCAACTTTTTACTTTATTTTTTTTAACTTTTAGTTTTCTTGTTTTCTCTCAAGAAAGTATTTCTTATAAAAAGAACTGTAAGGATTTATTATTGAAATCGGGGCAATCGTTTTTAGATTTAAAAAACGATGAATCAATTCGTTTTGCTAATGAAGCTTTATCGCTTGCAACTCATAATAACGATAATGAGTTTGCTGCTAAAGCGTATAATTTAATTGGTTTAAATTATGCTGATTTTTCCGATTTATCAAAAGCAATAGAAGCTTATAAAAGTGGTATTGAAAGAGCAAATGCAACAAATAATGATACCATTAAAAGTTGGTTAACAAATAATTTAGCAAATACATATTGCTATAATGAATTAGATTTTAATGAAGGAGTAAAATATTATAAACTTGCTTTAAAATATGCTGAAAAGTTAAATGATGAAAGTGAAGTTGTATTTACTAAATTAAATTTGGTAAGTGCTTTGTTTAGAGTTTCAAATTACGATGAAGGAATAGTCTATTTGGTAGATTCTAAAGACTTTGTAGAAAACAATGATAATTTAGAAGCTAAAATTTCATTTAACTCATTGTATGCTGATTACTACAATAATGCTCAAAATGATTTTAATAAAGCAGATTTTTATTATCAAAATGCATTTAACCTTTCAAAGCAAAATGATGTTGAATATATAAAATCTCATATAGCTGATTTATATAGCGATATTTCAAATTTCTATTCTAAGCATAAAAATTATGAAAAAGCATTTTACTATTTACAAAAAAGCGATTCATTAAATAATTCAATTTATAACTCTGAACGTATAAGTAAAGTTGCAAAAGAAAGTAATGAAGTTGACAAAAGTGAGATTGAAAGAAATTTATTTTTGGCTAATCAAGACAAATTAATTCAAGAAGAAAAGTTAAGAGATTCAAAACTAACTGTAACATTATTCATTGTTATATTTTCAATTTTAATGATGTTATTATTTTCTACCTATAGAAATAACAGATTGAAGAAGGAGACAAATATAGAATTGAAAAAAGCCAATGAAGAGTTAATTAAAGCTAAAGAGGAAGCAGAACAAGCTTCAAACATAAAATCTCAATTTATTTCAACTATTAGCCATGAGCTAAGAACACCTTTATATGGAGTTATTGGAACAACAGATATCATTGAGGAAGAACACCCCGAATTAGCGAATAGTTCTCACCTAAAAGCATTAAAGTTTTCAGCCAATTATTTATTGTCTTTAGTAAATGATATTCTAAAGGTTTATAAAATTGAAGAGAATAAAGTAATTCTTGAAGATAACATTTTCAATTTAGTTGATGTAATTGAGAATATTAAAGAATCGTTAGAAACAATTTCAAGAAAAAATAATAATAAAATTCATGTATTAGTTGATGCCGCAATTCCTGAGTTTTTAATAGGAGATAAAATTAGATTATCCCAGATTATTATTAATTTAATGAGTAATTCGCTTAAATTCACTCATAATGGTAAAGTAACAATTACTGCAGATTTAGAGAAAAAAGAAAATGAATTATTTCATATAAAATTTAAAGTAATTGATACAGGAATTGGAATTCCAAAAAAATATCAAGAATCTGTTTTTGATAAGTTTGTTCAAATTGAAAGAAGAGAAGATGATTACCAAGGAACAGGCTTGGGCTTAACGATTGTAAAAAAATTAATTGGCTTATTTAATGGAAAAATTTCTCTAGAGAGTGAAGAAGGAAAAGGAACCACTTTTACTTTTGTAATACCATTGAAATCGGGAGTAGATGAAGCAAAACAGTTTATTCAAGACGTAGAGGTAGATTTATCTGAATCGAAAACCTATAAAGTTTTAGTAGTTGAAGACAATAAGATTAATCAAATCGTTACCAAAAGGCTACTTGAAAACCACAAATTTGAATGTGAAATTGTAGATGATGGTTTCCAAGCTATCGATATTTTGGAAGAAAAAGAATTTGATGCTATTTTAATGGATATCAATATGCCAAAAATTAACGGATTCGAAACTACCAAAATCATTAGAAAAAAAGGTTATACAATTCCTGTAATTGCTGTTACAGCATTTGAGAAACAAGAAATAGTTGACAAAGCAAGAGAAGCTCAAATTAATGATGTAATTGCAAAGCCTTTTGAAGCCTATAAGCTTTTTAGAATGATTCGTAAATATGTTGAAAATTCAGATAATGAAAACAATGAATTAAACGCCTAA
- the ettA gene encoding energy-dependent translational throttle protein EttA: protein MSDDKKVIFSMSRVNKIYSSTNKQVLKDIYLSFFYGAKIGILGLNGSGKSSLLKIIAGLDKNFQGDLVFAPGYTVGYLEQEPQLDENKTVIEIVREGAAEIYALLDEFNKINDDFGLPEVYEDADKMQKLMDRQAELQDKIDAAGAWEIDNKLEVAMDALRTPEADTPIKVLSGGEKRRVALCRLLLQQPDVLLLDEPTNHLDAESVLWLEQHLQQYAGTVIAVTHDRYFLDNVAGWILELDRGEGIPWKGNYSSWLDQKAKRLEQEEKTASKRRKTLERELEWVKQGAKGRQTKQKARLQNYDRLLNEDQKQLEEKLEIYIPNGPRLGTNVIEAKHVSKAFGDKLLYEDLNFTLPQAGIVGIIGPNGAGKSTIFRMIMGEEQPDGGEFTIGDTVKIAYVDQSHKDINVEKSIWENFCDGQELIMMGGRQVNSRAYLSRFNFGGSEQNKKVSTLSGGERNRLHLAMTLKEEGNVLLLDEPTNDLDINTLRALEEGLENFAGCAVIISHDRWFLDRVCTHILAFEGDSQVYFFEGSFSDYEENKKKRLGKEVTPTRIKYKKLIR from the coding sequence ATGTCAGACGATAAGAAAGTAATTTTCTCCATGTCTAGAGTAAATAAAATTTACTCAAGCACAAACAAACAAGTTTTAAAAGATATTTATTTAAGCTTTTTTTATGGAGCTAAAATTGGTATTTTAGGTCTAAATGGTTCTGGTAAATCTTCTTTACTAAAGATTATTGCAGGATTAGATAAAAATTTTCAAGGAGATTTAGTTTTTGCTCCTGGTTACACTGTTGGTTACTTAGAACAAGAACCTCAATTAGATGAAAATAAAACGGTAATTGAAATTGTTCGAGAAGGAGCAGCTGAGATTTACGCTTTATTAGATGAGTTTAATAAAATAAATGACGATTTTGGTTTGCCAGAAGTTTATGAAGATGCCGATAAGATGCAAAAACTTATGGATCGTCAGGCAGAATTACAAGATAAAATTGATGCTGCCGGAGCTTGGGAAATAGATAATAAATTAGAAGTAGCAATGGATGCTCTTCGTACTCCTGAAGCAGATACCCCAATTAAAGTACTTTCTGGTGGTGAAAAACGTCGTGTAGCTTTATGTCGTTTATTATTACAACAACCCGATGTATTATTATTAGATGAGCCTACCAACCACTTAGACGCTGAGTCTGTTTTATGGTTAGAGCAACATTTACAACAATATGCCGGAACTGTAATTGCTGTTACGCACGACCGTTATTTCTTAGATAATGTTGCAGGTTGGATTCTAGAATTAGATAGAGGAGAAGGTATTCCATGGAAAGGAAATTATTCTTCTTGGTTAGACCAAAAAGCAAAACGTTTAGAACAAGAAGAAAAAACGGCTTCAAAACGCAGAAAAACATTAGAACGCGAGTTAGAATGGGTTAAACAAGGAGCAAAAGGTCGTCAAACGAAGCAAAAAGCACGTTTACAAAATTATGATCGATTGTTAAATGAAGACCAAAAACAATTAGAGGAGAAGTTAGAAATTTATATTCCAAATGGACCTCGTTTAGGTACAAATGTTATTGAAGCAAAACATGTTTCAAAAGCATTTGGCGATAAATTGTTATATGAAGATTTAAACTTTACTTTACCTCAGGCGGGTATTGTTGGAATTATTGGTCCAAATGGTGCTGGTAAATCTACTATCTTCAGAATGATAATGGGAGAGGAACAACCAGATGGAGGTGAATTTACAATAGGTGATACGGTAAAAATAGCCTATGTAGATCAATCACATAAAGACATAAATGTTGAAAAATCAATTTGGGAAAATTTCTGTGATGGACAAGAATTGATAATGATGGGTGGTCGCCAAGTTAACTCTAGAGCGTATCTTTCACGTTTTAATTTTGGCGGTAGCGAACAAAATAAAAAGGTTTCTACTCTTTCAGGTGGCGAACGTAATCGTTTACACTTGGCTATGACATTAAAAGAAGAAGGAAATGTTCTATTGTTAGATGAGCCAACGAATGATTTAGATATTAATACGTTACGAGCATTAGAAGAAGGTTTAGAAAACTTTGCTGGTTGTGCAGTAATTATTTCGCACGATCGATGGTTTTTAGATAGAGTTTGTACGCATATCTTAGCATTTGAGGGTGATTCACAAGTTTATTTCTTTGAAGGAAGTTTCTCAGATTATGAAGAAAATAAGAAAAAAAGACTTGGTAAAGAAGTTACACCTACAAGAATCAAGTACAAAAAATTAATTCGATAA
- the holA gene encoding DNA polymerase III subunit delta: MDEVIQITKDIKAGNIKPIYFFMGEEPYYIDKLTEFIEDNILTEDEKGFNQMVLYGRDTSIEEVVSNAKRFPMMAERQVVIVKEAQELSRNIEKLETYAENPQPSTVLVFAYKYKTLDKRKKVTKILEKSGVVFESKKLYENQVGDWIKRVLSGQGYSIEPKAAAMLVEFLGTDLSKISNELDKLKIILPKGHIISAKDVEENIGISKDYNVFELRKAIGEGNQLKAYQIIEYFSQNPKDNPLVLTIGQVFAFFSNLLQFHGLKDKSKRNVAKVLRVNPFFVSDYELGARRYPMKKVSSIVAKMRELDVKSKGVGSSSTTNYDLMKEMLIHIFN; encoded by the coding sequence ATGGACGAAGTCATTCAAATAACGAAAGATATAAAAGCGGGAAACATAAAACCGATTTACTTTTTCATGGGTGAAGAACCTTACTATATTGATAAATTAACGGAATTTATTGAAGATAATATTCTTACCGAAGATGAAAAAGGATTTAACCAAATGGTTTTATATGGTAGAGATACTTCCATTGAAGAAGTAGTTTCAAATGCGAAGCGATTTCCAATGATGGCTGAACGTCAGGTTGTAATTGTTAAAGAAGCTCAGGAACTTTCTAGAAATATAGAAAAATTAGAAACGTATGCCGAAAATCCGCAACCTTCAACGGTTTTGGTTTTTGCTTATAAATACAAAACACTCGATAAACGTAAAAAAGTAACCAAGATTTTAGAAAAATCAGGAGTTGTTTTCGAAAGTAAAAAACTATATGAAAACCAAGTTGGCGATTGGATTAAAAGGGTTTTAAGCGGACAAGGATATTCGATAGAACCCAAAGCTGCTGCTATGCTAGTCGAGTTTTTAGGAACCGATTTGTCTAAAATTAGTAACGAACTCGATAAATTGAAAATTATTTTACCAAAAGGTCACATAATTTCGGCAAAAGATGTTGAAGAAAACATCGGTATCAGCAAAGATTATAATGTTTTCGAATTACGAAAAGCTATTGGTGAAGGAAATCAATTAAAAGCTTACCAAATTATCGAATATTTTTCTCAAAACCCAAAAGACAATCCATTGGTATTAACTATCGGACAAGTTTTTGCTTTTTTTTCTAACCTTTTGCAGTTTCACGGATTAAAAGATAAATCGAAAAGAAATGTTGCAAAAGTTTTAAGAGTAAATCCTTTTTTTGTTTCTGATTATGAGCTTGGAGCTAGACGATATCCTATGAAAAAAGTGAGTAGCATTGTCGCTAAAATGAGAGAATTAGATGTGAAAAGCAAAGGAGTAGGCTCTTCTTCAACAACGAATTACGATTTGATGAAAGAAATGCTTATTCATATATTTAATTAA
- a CDS encoding glycosyltransferase family 2 protein: MNKIAVVILNWNGADLLRQFLPSVIQYSPEATIYVADNASTDNSIEVLQEEFPSVKRIQNTGNFGFAKGYNEALKVVDEPILALVNSDIEVTENWLTPILTQFENETNTAIIQPKILDFKKKTHFEYAGAAGGFIDKYGFPFCRGRIFETLEEDKGQYDNTIDIFWASGACLFIRNEVFKKLEGFDEDFFAHQEEIDLCWRAHNLDYKIKYNGESKVYHVGGATLKTGSPQKTFLNFRNSLWMMAKNLPKGKLFSRLCFRMVLDGIAGIKFLIDGKPKHLWAVLKSHFYFYLSFSKFIRKRSCKQFPKYYKTNSIVYLYFAKNKRKYSEIF, translated from the coding sequence ATGAATAAAATAGCAGTTGTTATATTAAATTGGAATGGTGCAGATTTATTGCGTCAGTTTCTACCTTCGGTAATTCAGTATTCACCTGAAGCGACAATTTACGTTGCTGATAATGCCTCTACTGATAATTCAATTGAAGTTTTACAAGAAGAGTTTCCATCAGTTAAACGTATTCAGAATACTGGAAACTTTGGTTTTGCTAAAGGATACAATGAAGCTTTAAAAGTTGTAGATGAACCTATTTTAGCTTTAGTGAATAGTGACATTGAAGTTACTGAGAATTGGCTTACTCCTATTCTAACTCAATTTGAAAATGAAACAAATACTGCAATCATTCAACCTAAGATTTTAGATTTTAAAAAGAAAACTCATTTTGAATATGCGGGTGCTGCAGGCGGATTTATTGATAAATATGGATTTCCTTTTTGTAGAGGCCGAATTTTTGAAACTTTAGAAGAAGATAAAGGACAATACGATAATACTATTGACATCTTTTGGGCAAGTGGCGCTTGTTTGTTTATTAGAAATGAAGTTTTTAAAAAACTAGAGGGTTTTGATGAAGATTTCTTTGCCCATCAAGAAGAAATAGATTTATGTTGGCGAGCGCATAACTTAGACTATAAAATAAAATACAACGGAGAATCGAAAGTATATCACGTAGGTGGCGCAACTTTAAAAACTGGTAGTCCCCAAAAAACATTTTTAAATTTTAGAAATTCCCTTTGGATGATGGCTAAAAACCTTCCAAAAGGAAAATTATTTTCAAGATTATGTTTTCGTATGGTTTTAGATGGAATTGCCGGTATAAAATTTCTCATCGATGGAAAACCAAAACATCTTTGGGCTGTGTTGAAATCACATTTTTATTTTTATTTATCGTTTTCAAAATTTATTAGAAAAAGATCTTGTAAACAATTCCCAAAATATTATAAAACCAATAGTATAGTTTATTTGTACTTTGCAAAAAATAAACGTAAATATTCTGAAATTTTTTAA
- a CDS encoding type I restriction enzyme HsdR N-terminal domain-containing protein, with amino-acid sequence MQKLNFPNYSFRFKNSENKTFIFDVIRKKFLLLTPEEWVRQHVVNYLIEEMYYPKSLINVEKLVKVNGINKRYDIVVFRNDGSFFLLVECKAPEVNITQQTFDQIAQYNLVLNAENLMVTNGLNHYFCQMDFENEKYIFLKELPRF; translated from the coding sequence ATGCAAAAACTCAACTTTCCTAACTATTCGTTTCGCTTCAAAAATAGTGAAAATAAAACCTTTATTTTTGATGTTATCCGAAAAAAGTTTTTGCTTTTAACTCCGGAAGAATGGGTTCGCCAACATGTAGTAAATTATCTTATTGAAGAAATGTATTATCCAAAATCATTGATTAATGTAGAAAAGTTGGTAAAAGTAAACGGAATTAACAAGCGTTATGATATTGTAGTTTTTCGAAATGATGGTTCTTTTTTCTTATTAGTAGAATGTAAAGCACCCGAAGTTAACATTACGCAACAGACCTTTGATCAAATTGCACAATATAATTTAGTTTTAAATGCCGAAAATTTAATGGTTACTAACGGCTTGAATCATTATTTTTGTCAAATGGATTTTGAAAATGAGAAATATATTTTCTTGAAAGAATTACCAAGATTTTAA